The DNA region CGGCTGATACAGAACGAGTTGGATCTTGGGCAAATTGCCTTTGTTGCATGTTCGGGCGCAACCACAAATGACGTACTGGGTATACCAGAAGGTGATGATCCGATAGGAAAGGGGATAGAGCCTACTCAAGTTGACTCTTTGTCGGAGGCTACAAGCACAGTAACGATCACAATAGGAGGAAACGACGTAGGATTTGGAGACTTTGCATATGAATGCCTATTCCCTATTAATTTGACGCACGGGACTTGTGACGAGTTCACGGATATCTACACGACTACGGTTGGGAAGATCAATAACGAGCTTCCGGACAAACTCAAGAATCTCTACACTGTCCTTCTGAATAAAGCGGAAAACGCTAACATTTACGTATTGGGATATCCTCAGATTGCCCCCTATAAAACCGTCGATGACCCGTTTGACCAAGATTGCGGTGGTCTTTATGACGAATTTCCAAACAATTGGGGGGATGCTCGTGCGGCTCATGAAGTTACGGGCTTGTTGAATGATACGATTGAGGGTGTAGTCGATGCGGTAAAGGTTCAGCATCAGACTAATCGACTGGTGTTTGTTCCTGTAAGCAATGGTGCCTTCGTGGGTCATGACGCGTGTTCGAGCAATTCGTTTTTCAACGGGATAGTCATCTCAAATCCTGAATATTCCGTCCATCCTAACGCAGATGGTCAGATCGCTTACAAGGATGATCTGAAGAGTGTGATGAATTAGGAGAGAATGCTGAAGAGTACGAGCCTCCGGAACTTATTCCCGGAGGCTCTCTTCATGTGGCATGAAAAGCCACCGAGTAATACCGGTGGCTTTTTAGAGATCAAACTGAATATTAAGTGGTTGCTAATGTGCAAGTACCGCCGACATCACCAGATGTAAAGGTAGTACCTGTGCTGACCGCGGCATTAGCCACGTAATCCCAGTAACCGATCTTAACACCGGCACCTGATCCACAAGTATAGAAGAGGATCGAGTTAGGCGATGCGGGTGCTGAACTTGGAACTGAAGTTAGTAGAGTGACAGTACCGGTTGGTACATTGTAGGTCGTACTACTTGCAGCACTCGTTAGAGCTCCAAATGTAGTTGGATATAACCCTGCGGTTGTATCTGAGGCATACGCGGCTGATTTTTTGACTATGGTCTGAGCTGCCGCTTGTGCAGAAGATAGGCGTGCTCGATTCTGAATACCATTATAGGCAACAATAACAATCGCAGCCAGGATTGCGATAATCACAATCACGATCAAAAGCTCAACGATGGTAAAGCCGCGTTCTTCCTTTAAAGTTTTTATCTTGTTAAGAGTCATTTTCTCTTGCCCCCTAATTATTTTTTGAAGTGTATGTTTGTAATATACTACTACGTCCGCATAAGCGCAAGCACTATTTAATAATTTATATGGGGTAGCTACTGATCCCCCATAAAGGATATGCCGTCAAGACCGGTGTACGTGGTGTTGGCAATAACTGGATATATCTTTCCGTCTGTGTCGATGTCGAGTCGTGAATAACCGGCTGCGCTAATAGTGTGCACGAGGACTTTTTCTTTTGGTCGGTAGCCGGCTGGGAGTTGTGCAACTGGCAGCGTTCCGGAAGAGGTTCCACCCTTAATAATACCTTTGATAGTCACGAGACCGTCAGACGCTTTTGTGTATTGTGCTGTTGTGAATCCACTGCCAAAGTTTGACCAGCTGTTTTGGAAGGTAAGACTGCTCCATCCCGCAAAGCTGCTTGGGTAATATATAGCTTGTGGAGAATACCAACCGTTAGGGTTTATGCCACCTTTGGATTCTATACCTCTTCCGGCCGCATAGTTTATGCCCAGGGCATTAAATCCGCTCCCTCCGCGCGCCGGAAAGATAAGATACTGAGAGGGCTGTTTTGACGCAGGCAGGGCCGCGATAAGAGTCTGGTCCGCAAAAGTACCCTGAACGATCATACCGCGTACGATGACCCGTCCTACCGTGTCCGTGGTGTACTGAAGGGCTGGTGGGTAAGGGCTGCCAAAGTTTGTCCATCCATTGCTCAGGGTAAGGTTAGTCCATGTGTATGAGGCTGTACTTGCGACAAAACGTATATTTTCAAGACTTACCCAGCCGGCGTTGGCGTTGCTAATAGTAACGTTGCCATCAGGCCATACGTCGATACGAGAGGCAGAATCTGGGCTGGAATTTTGGAATATTTGTGGGTAGGCGGGTCGTAGCCCTGGGGGCAGGGTACATACAGTGGTGCCGTCAGTTACAGTACCGCTCTTGATCATTCCTTTGAGCACTACAATGTCATTATTTGTCTTGGTATAGGCAGCTCCTGAATACCCAGGAGTGGGGCTGTAGTTAACCCATCCGTTTTTCAGATCGCAGTCCGTCCACAGTGGGAGAGTGGCCGCCTCTTGGTCGGCTGCTGAAGTGCCGGTTGAGTTGCGTGCGCTCACTTGAATAGTCACAGTGTCATTACGGTAAGCATTCACGCTGAAGCTGGTCGTGGTGCTGTCGTTAGTGGCGTTTACCCAGCTACCGCCATTGATGTTGTATGAGACATTGTAAGAAGTTGCCGCGGGTACTGCTGGCCATGAGAAGGTGATCGTATTAGGTCCGGAGACAGTCGAGGAGACAGTTGGTGTAGTGGGCGCGGCCAGGTCGGCATCGATATTGTTTATCTTTGCCGCGCGAACGGTTCCAGCATTTGTGACAGATCTTCCGGCAATAGTTTTTTGGCCATTGATCGTGACTTCAATTGAGGTTGCGGAAAGGGCATTGATGGCGCCGATATCCGTCGTACTTTGTGGCGTGGCATAATATTTGACACTGAAGCTGCTGACGTTTTGCATCATTTCGACGTCGTTTGTCTGGCAGCGTGAAGCGGTATATCCAGGGCTACATGAGTTTTGTTGCCATGGGGCCGAGCAAAGGGTTTCGTCATTTGGTGTGGCATTCTGATTCCAATTAAAGAGGTAGCTTCGGCGCCAGAGAGAGCCATTTTTTATAAAATACATCGTTTTGCTAATGAAAGGCCTATTATAGCTTTGCTGTGGGCCACAGTCATTAGGTTGCTTCGCGTAAAATACCAGCTGACGGGTTGTGTCTGTGGGATTTTTATCTGTTGTAAGTGTACCGAGAATCAGGGAATTAGTGTTGCTAAAGGCGGCTGTTCCGGTAAAGTTATTGTCGCTTCCTTGGGGTGACAAAAGAGTATTGGAAGTGGTAAGAAATTGGGTACTAAGGCGTGTGTCTTGTTCGATGCGGTCGAGCGTATTGCGTATTTCAAACGCCATGTTGTTACGGTCACGAATGGCAAGCACATCACCGACCATGGTGATAATAAGAGCGATAAATCCACTGATAACGATAATGACGACGGGGGCGATGATAAGAATTTCGACAAGCGTGAAACCCTCTTCTGCTCGTTTTTTAATTGTTGACAAAAATCGCATGAACGACCTCCTGCTGTGGGTTGCCATATTTTACAGAAACATACACTCTCCCTACCAAAGCGCCAAGTCCATAAGGGCAATCGATAGTAACGGTAATCGATGGATTAGACAGACCACTACCAGATGGAATACTTGGGGTGGGACTAGGTGTAACATTAGAGCAAGGGTTGGTAACCTGAGGAACATAACGGCGAAGGTTTTCGTATGCGATACCGCTGGCGATTGAGCGCTGATTAGCATCCGTACCGTTTTTTAATACGACAGAGTAAAGTTGGTATCCTGTAGCAATGAAAATCGCTGCTATAAAAAGCGTAATAAGCAATTCTACGGCTGAGAATCCATCTTGGTTTTTCATTGGACCTTGCTCGTTACTTGTAAAACGGTACTCGTGTCACTTTCAAGCGTGTAAAAGATGGTGAACTTTCGACATTCCTGGGAACTATTTTGGCAAAGTGAACCGTCTGAAGCCAGAGGCATGTAGGTATAGATACTGACATTCGGACTAGGGGTGGTAGTATTGGTGGCCACGGTGAAGCTTGTTGCACCAGAGGTATCGACATCGGGGGCCCAGAGCGATTTGGTGTCAATATCACGAAGCGCGAGTTTGATATTAGCAAGGCTGTTAACGAAGCTGGTTGGAGGGTATTCTCCTGGCGGATACGTGCTTGCGGGGTCGGAGCCGGAGCTGTAGTAGGATTCCAGTTGCTGAGCGATGGCGGTGACATCACTTTTGCGTTTTTCGTCGCGAGAATTTTGCTGATTGTTACGAAGTAACACGACGGAAAGCGTGATAAGCGTCACCATAATTGTAATAGTGATCAGTAGCTCAATAAGAGTAAACCCAGCCCTGCGGTTCATACTCTATAGCATAAGGGGTTTAGGCATGGTGTGCAAGTGCTATATTTCGAGCGGCTCTTGCTCTATCTCGATGCGGAATTTATCGCGCACGGCGGTTTGAATTTCATCGCGAGCAGCTGCGAGATCAGCGTAGCTTTTGGCGGATTTGTTAATGAGAACCAGCGCATTTTTATCATGAACTTTCATGCCATGGAGCGTTTGACCTTTGAGGCCGGTCTGTTCAATAAGCCAACCGGTCGGCACTTTAAAACGCCCGTCGGGCATATCGTAGGTAGGTATATCAGGATAGGTGGTTTTGAGATCGTTTAGTTGCCAATCTTCAACGATGGCATTCTTAAAGAAAGAGCCAGCGTTTGGAAGTACTTTAGGGTCGGGAAGTTTATCGGTGCGGATAGCGATGACAGCATCACGAATAACCTGAGGGGTAAATATGGTAATCGAGTTGGCTTCAAGATAATCTTGAACAGCCTTGTAAAAGGGCGGTTGAGGCGCGGCTTTGTAAAGCTTTAGTGTAACAGCAAGAATCATATAGCGACCGCTTGCTTCGCCGCGAAAAATACTGTGTCGGTACGAAAAACCAAGATCGTTATTTTGGAGTGTAACAAGCGTATCATTCTCAATATCGTACGCATCGACCGAAACGAGCGTGTCGGCAATTTCTTGTCCGTACGCTCCAATATTTTGCACAGGAGCGGCTCCGGCAGTTCCGGGAATTGCCGAAAGTGCTTCGATACCACTTAAGTTCATGCCAACCGCGCGCTCTACAACGCTATCCCAGTTCTCGCCGGCTCCAATTTTAATGATCGTGTGGCTTGGGTCATCACTTACTACTTCAAATCCAGGAATACGATTGCGGATAACTATGCCAGGAAAGCCGTTGTCGGAGACAATAAGATTACTCCCTCCGCCCAAGATAAAAATAGGAAGATTTTGCCTGTAGGCATTGCGGCATGCCTCCATTGCTTCTTCGGGCGTGTGAGCATCTGTCATGAAACGCGCATTACCACCAAGATGCATGGTGGTGTAATTTTTCATAGGTATATTGGTGTGTATATCCATCTTGCTTAAAATTATAGCTCATAGTCTGAAGATATTGCTAATCAGGAATGTGGTATATTGTACCGGTAATCGATCTGGATTTTCATCTATGAAAGGCCGAACTCGTGGTTAAGCGGATTTCGAAAGAAGAGCTTGTCGAGCGCTTGGAAATTGCCCAGGCTCTGCTTGAGCAATTTGGGCTGACAGCGAGCTTGAATGAGCCCGGTTTCACTCCCTTGGAAGCGGTTGGTCTGGCGGCGGTGCCGGCCGACTATCGCATCAGGGTTGCTGCCGAGCTCAGCCAGTCCTACAACGGCAACAAGGGCATCCTCTACGTCAGTGAGGCCACCCAGGATTGCCTCCGTAGCGTGGGCGTGCGCAAGCTGGATGAGTATCGAGACGAGGTCAAGGCTGCCCTGGACAGGATTTTGGACGGACCTCGCGCCGGGCTACAGTCGGACCGGCCGGGGCTCTTGGAGGACACCCTCGCGGCGGTCCTGAGTTCCAGGAAGTCCTGATCGATGGGTATCTGACGTCGGCATCTACTGTCCGACGTCAGATACTCTATCATTAAAATGTATTAATTTTAGCCTACCTGTAAGAACTAAAATTTGATGAACGTCATGGTGGTGTAAACAGATTAATCTGGTATAATTATTGAAGCATTAGTACGCACCCGTAGCTCAGTGGATTAGAGCACTGGTCTTCGGAACCAGGTGTCGTAGGTTCGAATCCTACCGGGTGTACCATAGGTATCATTTATGACAAATATGTTAAATAATTTTGGCCAGCAGTTTGCGGGTGCACTTCGCGGGGCGGAGGCCCGTATCGATGCAACGGCCGCAAATGACGGTCATGCGCAAAAGGTGCATGTTACCGGCGCAGGCCGGACGCTTACCTTTGCCTACGAACAGCTTCGTAACGCCGCAGAATACACTGAAGAGCATCTCCTTTTACAGCGGGCTATCCGTCGTTTTTATAAACGACTTTTCTTAACACGTGATGATGGGCGGATCCGATCAAGTGGAGAAGAATTGATCGTTGAGTTGACGCTCGCTGGCTATCTCCAGAATGACAGTGTTCCCGTTCATGCGGTTGAAAAAATCAGCAAGATGGCGGTGGAGTATTATGCGGCTCATACTAATTATAATAAAGACGCGTGGACGATCGATATCTTAGCAGTAGAGGCCGAACGTTTGCTTAACGATGACACTAAGCGCATCACGTTTTCGCAATTTTCGTACGATCATTTCTTGGCGAGTATCGATAAGCAGAAAGTTCTTGGCGAACCGATCCATCACTATGAGGTCGCTTTGTTTGTTGCGGTTCAGCGCGCACTCTTGAAATCTGATCAGGCATCAATCCGCGCCAGCCTTTTACGACGCTACGAGCAAACGCCAAATACAGGTGCGTATCGAACAACCAACGAAATGATCGATAAGGTATTTGCGGCCACAACCACAGAGCGCCTTATCCGCGCGGTTGATCGCCGCGGTGCACCGTTTCGTATCTTATGGCGGCTTATCGATGAGCACGAGGATTTCCTGCGTATTCTTAACTCGCGAGAGCAATTCCTTTCGGCCTACGAAACGCAAATTAATAAAGAATATGCACGTATTGATAAACGTATTAATCGTGGAATCATCAAAAGTGTTATTTTTCTGATCATTACTAAAGTATTAATCGGTGTATCTATCGAAGTACCGTACGATTATCTTATTCACGGTGCTATCGTGTGGTTGCCGCTGGCTATTAATCTTTTATTCCCACCTGTCTATATGATTCTGCTTCGTTTCACACTTACCCAGCCAAGCTCGGCTAATACGCAGGCACTCATTGATACGATCGACGAGCTCTTTTACGGTAAGGACGATGCGCTTGTCTTGTCGCAGCGTACTAATCGCGGGTTTGGGACTGCTTTCAATGTCCTCTATTCGCTCTTTTTCCTGGTCATCTTTGCAACCGCCGCATGGGGGCTTTACACACTTGGTTTCTCGGCCTTACATATGCTCATTTTCTTCGTTTTTCTTTCTACCGCCAGCTTCCTCGGTTTCCGCCTTTCTCGTCAGATTCGCGAACTCGAAGTGGTGCAAGGACAGCAAGATGGCTTTACGGTCATCCGTGACTTCCTCTACATTCCATTTGTAGTTGTTGGTCGCTGGATGAGTGAAAAATACTCTCGTATCAATATCGTTGCCACGGTGCTCGATATGGTCATCGAATTACCGCTTAAAACCGTGCTCTACCTCATGCGGCAATGGGGCGCCTTCATCAATAGCAAAAAAGACGAACTCTAGACAAAATAGCGTCTTTCCGGTATAATTCTTAGGAGTAAATGCCACTAATATTTTTAGATGCATCTTACAAATACGGGCCATTAGCTCAGCTGGTTAGAGCACCTGCCTCTTAAGCAGGGTGTCCTGAGTTCAAGTCTCAGATGGCCCTCCAGGATATTATTTACAAAGGACTTCTCCGGAAGTCTTTTTGGTGCTATGATCTTTTCTCTATGCTACCGGCTAGCGTTTACTGGCCTGGCTTCAATAACTTCGCGCCCAGCTTGCTCTCCTCTTAAATCACAAGAGTATAATGTCATCTTAGCATCTGTGGAGGGGCCCTCAATGGCAATGGCGTAACGATCTACTTGGTATTTGCGGGTAATCTTGTAGTCAAAACGCTTGCCATTATAATCTACGTAAATATCGCCGCCTTCTTTTAGCTTATCGATGTGGTAGAAGGGCGATTTTTCATTTGTGTGTTGAGGGGTGATACCCATTTGAAAACGGTGAGCACTAAGCACAAAGTTGCCGCCTTTTTCGGGGTTACCATTCTCTGGCTGACGATGCCACGCGCCTTTTTCGAGCACTGCTTCAGTATCACCTTCTACAACAGCAACATCAACGCCGATGGCAGGAATGTAGAGCCGATTTTCTTTTATCTCGGGCGCTTTCTCCAGCTTCTGTTCAATTGCTTGGGGCTGGACAGTAGGGATGTAGGCCGGTGCTAAAGCAACAAGAAGTATATAAATACCACTCACAAGGGCCAGGCAGCATGGGATGAGCCAAAGTTTGCGCGGGGCGAACAGTTTCTTCAAGCTACTTCCTATCGTGGTGCTGTTGCCTTCGAGCCAAAAGAAATCCAATACCCGACAAAACGGCTAATCCCGCGGCTACGATTATAGGGAGTATAATATTGCTTCCTGTACTCGGTAGGGGAGTTGTGTTCACGGTGTGATTCGTCTGGCAGTCGGAATCACTAACCACAAGCGCTCCGTTTACGACATCGGGATGACAGCTAGTGGAATGAGCTGCAGTAACAGTATTTAAAAGCTGACTATTGCCTAGCGTGCCAAGTGCTTTAATTTTTACTGTATAGGCTACCACTACAGATTGTCCAACAGGTATGTCACCAACAAACTCAAGGATATTTCCGTTAATGGTTGCCGTGCCCGCCGAGCCGGGGGTAACGGTTGGCATACCTTCTACGGTCGCATCGTCGAGTATGTTCGATAGATCGTCATCAATCTTGAGGTTTGTGAGTGCGGTAGCGCCAGTATTTTGGATAGTTATCGTATAGGTAACATTTTGGCCGGGGCTTACCATGCTTCCTTCTGCTGGGTTGGCGGTTTTGCTCGCATCGTAACTTCCTACTTGCACGAGAACGTCTTCCACTTCACCACCAGTTACTGGCTCGGTGGGAAGGGGATTAGCTACAGTACCACTGAACACACGAAATCGCGCATAAGTATTAGTGGTAAAAGTGGTGCTTGGGAAGTTCAGCTCATAGCTCACCGTTCCCGAATTTGCCGGAATACTAGTCGTGACTCGCTCTCCTGCTTCGAAAATCTGATCGTTATCCAGATCGATCCAGCCAGCAAGCGTTGCGGCTGACGCACTGGTATTCGTGACTTTAACCGGCACCCTTAAAGCAGTGGGAGTACCAGGTGTTGCAACGATACTTGTTACGCCGCGCTCATCATCGACATATGCAGACCCTTGGTGATCGTTATCGTCACCTTTTGCCTGCACACCTGGAAAGCCATCGGCTTCGATATCAATGTGCGTACCAAGCATTAGTGGGGCGGTACTTGTATTAATATTGAAGTTGGCAATACTGTGTCGAGGGCCATCGCTGCCAATTAATGTCTGGTAGGTGTCTGGAGCATCACCGAGGTCAACTGGTACTGATGCTAAGGCGCAACGGGCACCATCATTACTATTTGCATCGCTTGCTCCTAGCTGCTGTGCTGTAAATGGTGGCGTGCCACTTAAATCAACTCGCCATACTCTGCCAGACTGATGTGACGACATATAGAAGTTACCATCTGGATCGGCATAGACTGCCCCCATGTTGCGATCGGCGGCCGCGGTAATATTTGATACAACACCTATGGTTGAGTATGTTTTAGTTGTACGATTAAAGGCAACGATAGTGATATTTGTACCGTTGTCCATACCTCTATATAGACTATCGGTGCCGGGAATATATGCCCAGTCAGTACCTTCATTACCAGTTGGATTTGCGGTGTTGCCACTTCCAATGAAAGTAGGGACTGGGGTAGTAAGATCGACTTCATACCAGGTTGTTGTGCCACCCACCGTAAAGAACCAATAGTGGCCGTTCTCATCTACATCACCGGCGAAGATATTGGTTGTTGGCCCTGAGTAGCTGCTAATGGTAAGTGATTCAGGGGCTGCAGAAAAGTCGCTCTTAAAGCGCATGAAAGTTCCGCTACCTGTTAGATCCCAGCCGTAAAAGTAGTTATCATTAGGATTGTAGCCGACTGCGTTAAAGTTGCGGGCAGTTATCGTTCCGGCGGATGAATCGGTTCCGGTTACCATATCGATGGCTCGAACGTCAGTGTCTGGATTTCCTTGGTATTTAAATATAAATCCATTTGCGCTACAGCCAAGGTATGGTGCGGCTTGTGCTTGCTTACCCGGTAAAAGCACTGAGATCATCATTCCGGCAAGGATAATAACCGAGAGCATACCGAAAATAAAGGGTAACTCCATGTATTTTTTTATTTTAGCAGCGATCTCTTTGCGGATCGTTTTTTCTCGAATCATCACATGCCCTCTTTTGTTATCACGTTATCATAACTCTACATGAAATTGCTTATTCTTACAACTTGCGAGCAGCTAGCTTCGTGCTTTTTTGTGAGAGCCAGCTTATACTAAGCAATATGAGGAAGCGCTTCGTCATCATAGGTATTGGAGCCATTATATTACTGGCGGGGGTTGGCGGTTTGTTAGCTTATCAGAACGACAAAAAAGATAACAACCCCGTCGAGACTTCATCGCAATCGCAAAAACCGCAGGAGCAACCCAGTCCTTCTCCGCCTCCGCTATCCTATCCCGATGAGGTTTTGGCAAAAATGACCCTCCGCGATAAAATTGCTAGTCTTTTTCTCTTTCACTCGCCGGGCACCAACCTAGCCCCCTATCTTGCAGCCCATAAGCCTGCCGGACTTATCTTTATGGGCGACAACATTCCCGCAACACTTGCCGAACTTCAGTTTGAGACCAAAGCACTCATCACCAATCCGAAACTCCCGCCTTTGCTGGCTGTCGATGAAGAGGGTGATACGGTAAAACGCTTGGCTGCGGATACCTTTCCAGGCGCTCTTACGTTGCCCGACATGCCGCCTGCAACCACCAGGGATGCGTTCGGCAAACGTTCCGATCTGCTAAAGAGTGTGGGGCTGAATCTTAATTTTGGTATCGTGGCGGATGTCACTGCAAATCCGCGTTCGTTTATCTTTCCGCGTGTTTTAGGTACGACGCCTCAGACTGCCAGTGAGCGTGTTGCTCAAGCCGTAGAGGGTTCAAAAGGAAAAACGCTCTCAACGCTTAAACACTTCCCGGGTCATGGGGAAACGAATGCCAACTCCCATACCTCTATTCCTACAGCTTCGACCAGCTACCCCGACTGGCAGCAACGCGTCGCTCTTCCTTTTAAGGCTGGAATCCAAGCTGGTGCCGACATGGTGATGTTCGGCCATTTACGCTACGAGGTAGTCGACGACGCGCCGGCTTCATTATCAAAAAAGTGGCACGATATTGCACGAAATGAGCTCGGCTTCAAGGGCATAATAGTGACAGACGATATGATTATGCTTCAGAATTCCGGTGATAGCAGGTATAAAGACCCAGTAGTAAATTCCATTACCGCT from Candidatus Saccharimonadales bacterium includes:
- a CDS encoding prepilin-type N-terminal cleavage/methylation domain-containing protein encodes the protein MTLNKIKTLKEERGFTIVELLIVIVIIAILAAIVIVAYNGIQNRARLSSAQAAAQTIVKKSAAYASDTTAGLYPTTFGALTSAASSTTYNVPTGTVTLLTSVPSSAPASPNSILFYTCGSGAGVKIGYWDYVANAAVSTGTTFTSGDVGGTCTLATT
- a CDS encoding fibronectin type III domain-containing protein, which codes for MRFLSTIKKRAEEGFTLVEILIIAPVVIIVISGFIALIITMVGDVLAIRDRNNMAFEIRNTLDRIEQDTRLSTQFLTTSNTLLSPQGSDNNFTGTAAFSNTNSLILGTLTTDKNPTDTTRQLVFYAKQPNDCGPQQSYNRPFISKTMYFIKNGSLWRRSYLFNWNQNATPNDETLCSAPWQQNSCSPGYTASRCQTNDVEMMQNVSSFSVKYYATPQSTTDIGAINALSATSIEVTINGQKTIAGRSVTNAGTVRAAKINNIDADLAAPTTPTVSSTVSGPNTITFSWPAVPAATSYNVSYNINGGSWVNATNDSTTTSFSVNAYRNDTVTIQVSARNSTGTSAADQEAATLPLWTDCDLKNGWVNYSPTPGYSGAAYTKTNNDIVVLKGMIKSGTVTDGTTVCTLPPGLRPAYPQIFQNSSPDSASRIDVWPDGNVTISNANAGWVSLENIRFVASTASYTWTNLTLSNGWTNFGSPYPPALQYTTDTVGRVIVRGMIVQGTFADQTLIAALPASKQPSQYLIFPARGGSGFNALGINYAAGRGIESKGGINPNGWYSPQAIYYPSSFAGWSSLTFQNSWSNFGSGFTTAQYTKASDGLVTIKGIIKGGTSSGTLPVAQLPAGYRPKEKVLVHTISAAGYSRLDIDTDGKIYPVIANTTYTGLDGISFMGDQ
- a CDS encoding prepilin-type N-terminal cleavage/methylation domain-containing protein, with the protein product MKNQDGFSAVELLITLFIAAIFIATGYQLYSVVLKNGTDANQRSIASGIAYENLRRYVPQVTNPCSNVTPSPTPSIPSGSGLSNPSITVTIDCPYGLGALVGRVYVSVKYGNPQQEVVHAIFVNN
- a CDS encoding type II secretion system protein; the encoded protein is MNRRAGFTLIELLITITIMVTLITLSVVLLRNNQQNSRDEKRKSDVTAIAQQLESYYSSGSDPASTYPPGEYPPTSFVNSLANIKLALRDIDTKSLWAPDVDTSGATSFTVATNTTTPSPNVSIYTYMPLASDGSLCQNSSQECRKFTIFYTLESDTSTVLQVTSKVQ
- the murB gene encoding UDP-N-acetylmuramate dehydrogenase; this encodes MDIHTNIPMKNYTTMHLGGNARFMTDAHTPEEAMEACRNAYRQNLPIFILGGGSNLIVSDNGFPGIVIRNRIPGFEVVSDDPSHTIIKIGAGENWDSVVERAVGMNLSGIEALSAIPGTAGAAPVQNIGAYGQEIADTLVSVDAYDIENDTLVTLQNNDLGFSYRHSIFRGEASGRYMILAVTLKLYKAAPQPPFYKAVQDYLEANSITIFTPQVIRDAVIAIRTDKLPDPKVLPNAGSFFKNAIVEDWQLNDLKTTYPDIPTYDMPDGRFKVPTGWLIEQTGLKGQTLHGMKVHDKNALVLINKSAKSYADLAAARDEIQTAVRDKFRIEIEQEPLEI
- a CDS encoding class E sortase, giving the protein MKKLFAPRKLWLIPCCLALVSGIYILLVALAPAYIPTVQPQAIEQKLEKAPEIKENRLYIPAIGVDVAVVEGDTEAVLEKGAWHRQPENGNPEKGGNFVLSAHRFQMGITPQHTNEKSPFYHIDKLKEGGDIYVDYNGKRFDYKITRKYQVDRYAIAIEGPSTDAKMTLYSCDLRGEQAGREVIEARPVNASR
- a CDS encoding GEVED domain-containing protein — protein: MIREKTIRKEIAAKIKKYMELPFIFGMLSVIILAGMMISVLLPGKQAQAAPYLGCSANGFIFKYQGNPDTDVRAIDMVTGTDSSAGTITARNFNAVGYNPNDNYFYGWDLTGSGTFMRFKSDFSAAPESLTISSYSGPTTNIFAGDVDENGHYWFFTVGGTTTWYEVDLTTPVPTFIGSGNTANPTGNEGTDWAYIPGTDSLYRGMDNGTNITIVAFNRTTKTYSTIGVVSNITAAADRNMGAVYADPDGNFYMSSHQSGRVWRVDLSGTPPFTAQQLGASDANSNDGARCALASVPVDLGDAPDTYQTLIGSDGPRHSIANFNINTSTAPLMLGTHIDIEADGFPGVQAKGDDNDHQGSAYVDDERGVTSIVATPGTPTALRVPVKVTNTSASAATLAGWIDLDNDQIFEAGERVTTSIPANSGTVSYELNFPSTTFTTNTYARFRVFSGTVANPLPTEPVTGGEVEDVLVQVGSYDASKTANPAEGSMVSPGQNVTYTITIQNTGATALTNLKIDDDLSNILDDATVEGMPTVTPGSAGTATINGNILEFVGDIPVGQSVVVAYTVKIKALGTLGNSQLLNTVTAAHSTSCHPDVVNGALVVSDSDCQTNHTVNTTPLPSTGSNIILPIIVAAGLAVLSGIGFLLARRQQHHDRK
- a CDS encoding glycoside hydrolase family 3 N-terminal domain-containing protein → MRKRFVIIGIGAIILLAGVGGLLAYQNDKKDNNPVETSSQSQKPQEQPSPSPPPLSYPDEVLAKMTLRDKIASLFLFHSPGTNLAPYLAAHKPAGLIFMGDNIPATLAELQFETKALITNPKLPPLLAVDEEGDTVKRLAADTFPGALTLPDMPPATTRDAFGKRSDLLKSVGLNLNFGIVADVTANPRSFIFPRVLGTTPQTASERVAQAVEGSKGKTLSTLKHFPGHGETNANSHTSIPTASTSYPDWQQRVALPFKAGIQAGADMVMFGHLRYEVVDDAPASLSKKWHDIARNELGFKGIIVTDDMIMLQNSGDSRYKDPVVNSITALQAGNNLLLFVTDHQDEASAIDPSVLINGIEAAVNDGRLDETVINENAKKLLTLRSQLAR